From one Lotus japonicus ecotype B-129 chromosome 3, LjGifu_v1.2 genomic stretch:
- the LOC130747024 gene encoding uncharacterized GPI-anchored protein At1g61900-like, protein MKRLHSPSFLLQITIFLTLFMKNSQGSQIGGVKYSFSIRTKVDAVPHDISPSTQPMPFIPLLAPSPLSPFANNSLPKLSGLCSLNFSAAQDIMTRTATDCWTSFAPFLANVVCCPQFDAMLVTLIGQSSKYTGVLALNTTHATHCFSDVQKVLLSQGANEDLKNICSIHTANLTEASCPVVLVDEFESIVDSSRLLTACRNIDPVNECCDQVCQNAINYAARKIALNDMSNSNGNHSFPGHTARIKGCKNIVLRWLASKLDPSTANSIFRGLSSCNQNKVCPLVFPNVTSVVKECGNQISNQTACCKATKSYVSYLQEQSFVTNLQAMKCAVSLGKKLQEANVSNNVYNLCHISLKDFSLQVGSQVSGCLLPSLPSDAIFYRTSGIGFICDLNDNIVAPWPSTSYPLPSSCNRTTTLPSLPTATSSQNGLFINSLVWPPLFTSILFFKRLL, encoded by the exons ATGAAGAGATTGCACTCTCCCAGTTTCCTTCTTCAGATTACCATCTTTCTTACTCTCT TTATGAAGAACTCCCAGGGTTCTCAAATTGGTGGTGTTAAATATTCCTTTTCTATCAGAACTAAGGTTGATGCAGTGCCCCATGATATCTCTCCAAGCACACAGCCAATGCCATTTATTCCTCTTTTAGCTCCTTCGCCGTTGAGTCCTTTCGCCAATAATTCTTTGCCTAAGTTATCAG GCCTATGTTCGTTAAATTTCTCAGCTGCTCAAGATATAATGACCAGAACTGCTACTGATTGCTGGACTTCCTTTGCTCCATTTTTGGCAAATGTTGTATGTTGTCCTCAATTTGATGCCATGCTGGTGACCCTCATAGGGCAATCAAGCAAATACACTGGGGTGCTAGCTTTGAACACTACTCATGCTACTCACTGTTTCTCTGATGTTCAGAAGGTCCTGCTCAGTCAAGGTGCGAACGAGGACCTAAAGAATATATGTTCAATCCATACAGCAAATCTTACTGAAGCCTCTTGTCCTGTTGTACTTGTCGATGAATTTGAGAGCATTGTAGACTCTTCAAGACTTCTTACTGCTTGTAGAAACATTGATCCTGTAAATGAGTGTTGTGACCAAGTTTGCCAAAATGCCATAAATTATGCTGCTAGAAAAATTGCCTTGAATGACATGTCTAATTCAAATGGAAACCATAGCTTTCCGGGGCATACAGCTAGGATCAAGGGTTGTAAGAATATAGTACTTCGTTGGCTGGCTAGCAAACTTGATCCATCGACCGCAAATAGTATTTTTAGAGGACTTTCAAGCTGCAACCAAAACAAAG TCTGCCCGTTGGTTTTTCCCAATGTCACGAGTGTTGTGAAAGAATGTGGAAATCAGATAAGTAACCAAACAGCTTGCTGCAAAGCCACCAAAAGTTATGTGTCCTATTTGCAAGAACAGAGCTTTGTGACCAATCTGCAAGCCATGAAATGTGCTGTATCACTCGGAAAGAAGTTGCAGGAAGCAAATGTCTCGAACAATGTTTATAATCTTTGTCATATAAGCCTGAAGGACTTTTCTCTTCAAG TTGGATCACAAG TATCTGGCTGCCTTTTGCCGAGTCTACCTTCAGATGCGATATTTTATAGAACTTCAGGGATTGGATTCATTTGCGACCTTAATGATAACATTGTAGCTCCATGGCCTTCAACATCATACCCGCTTCCGTCTTCATGCAATAGAA CGACAACACTTCCATCCCTTCCTACGGCAACATCTTCTCAAAATG GTCTTTTCATTAATAGCTTGGTTTGGCCTCCTCTCTTCACGTCTATACTATTTTTCAAGAGACTTCTTTAA
- the LOC130747022 gene encoding protein DETOXIFICATION 40-like encodes MGSPKQKDVDHDQPPLLELSDQPPPSLPLSFADSFSVKHEGSNGELERILSDMSVPLAQRYRSATWIELKLLFYLAVPAVIVYLINYVMSMSTQIFSGHLGNLELAAASLGNTGIQVFAYGLMLGMGSAVETLCGQAYGAKKFEMLGIYMQRSTVLLSLAGVVLTVIYIFSEPILIFLGESPRIAKAAALFVYGLIPQIFAYSLNFPIQKFLQAQSIVAPSAYISAATLVLHLILSYVVVYVLELGLLGASLMLSVSWWIVVIGQFVYIVKSERCRHTWKGFTIQAFSGLPEFFKLSAASAVMLCLETWYFQILVLLAGLLPHPELALDSLSICTTVSGYVFMISVGFNAAASVRVSNELGSRNPKSASFSVVVVTTLSFIISVIIALVVLVLRDVISYVFTDGEEVAAAVSDLCPLLALAIVLNGIQPVLSGVAVGCGWQTFVAYVNVGCYYGIGIPFGAVLGFYFKFGAKGIWLGMLAGTVLQTIILVWVTFRTDWNKEIEEATKRLNKWEESTTEPLLKDETTPNVE; translated from the exons ATGGGTTCTCCTAAGCAAAAAGATGTTGATCATGATCAACCACCTTTGCTAGAGCTTAGTGaccaaccaccaccatcattgccATTGTCGTTTGCTGATTCTTTCAGTGTGAAGCATGAAGGATCGAACGGTGAGCTTGAGCGAATTCTCTCAGACATGAGTGTTCCTTTGGCGCAGCGTTATAGATCTGCGACATGGATTGAGCTCAAGCTCTTGTTTTACCTTGCTGTTCCTGCTGTAATAGTGTacctcatcaactatgtcatgTCCATGTCCACCCAAATCTTTTCAGGCCACTTAGGAAACCTTGAGCTGGCTGCTGCTTCCCTTGGAAACACTGGCATCCAAGTCTTCGCTTATGGACTTATG TTAGGCATGGGGAGTGCAGTGGAAACACTATGTGGACAAGCATATGGTGCAAAAAAGTTCGAGATGCTAGGCATATACATGCAAAGATCAACTGTCCTTCTCTCACTAGCCGGTGTCGTTTTAACCGTAATCTACATCTTCTCCGAGCCCATCTTGATCTTCTTAGGAGAATCTCCAAGAATCGCAAAAGCAGCCGCACTCTTCGTCTACGGCCTCATCCCTCAAATCTTCGCCTACAGTTTAAACTTCCCGATCCAAAAATTCCTCCAAGCGCAGAGCATAGTGGCTCCGAGCGCGTACATCTCAGCAGCGACGCTGGTCCTGCACCTCATCCTTAGCTACGTGGTGGTCTACGTGCTCGAGCTCGGGTTGCTAGGCGCGTCGCTAATGTTGAGCGTGTCGTGGTGGATCGTAGTGATTGGGCAGTTTGTGTACATTGTGAAGAGTGAGAGGTGCAGACACACATGGAAAGGGTTCACGATTCAAGCGTTTTCTGGGTTGCCGGAGTTTTTCAAGCTATCTGCGGCGTCGGCAGTTATGTTGTGCCTCGAGACGTGGTACTTTCAGATCCTGGTTTTGCTTGCTGGGTTGCTTCCTCATCCAGAGTTAGCTTTGGATTCACTTTCTATTTG TACCACGGTGTCGGGATACGTATTCATGATCTCAGTTGGATTTAATGCAGCGGCAAG TGTGAGAGTGAGCAATGAGCTAGGGTCAAGAAATCCAAAATCAGCCTCAttttcagtggtggtggtgacaacGCTTTCTTTCATAATATCAGTTATCATAGCACTCGTGGTGCTTGTGCTGCGAGATGTGATCAGCTATGTCTTTACGGACGGTGAAGAGGTTGCAGCTGCAGTCTCAGACCTTTGCCCTCTCCTCGCTCTTGCCATTGTCCTTAATGGCATTCAGCCTGTCTTATCTG GGGTGGCTGTTGGATGTGGATGGCAAACTTTTGTGGCGTATGTGAATGTTGGTTGTTATTATGGAATTGGCATACCATTTGGTGCAGTTCTGGGTTTCTACTTCAAATTTGGTGCTAAG GGAATATGGTTGGGAATGCTAGCTGGCACGGTTTTGCAGACAATTATTTTAGTGTGGGTCACATTTCGAACGGATTGGAATAAAGAG ATTGAAGAGGCAACGAAGAGGCTGAATAAATGGGAGGAGTCGACTACAGAGCCACTTCTCAAGGATGAAACAACTCCAAATGTGGAATAA